AGAAGAACAATAAAGCGTTATTTTTCAATAATTGTTTGAATCCTATATTTCGGTAAAAAGAGACTATTATTTCATAAGTATAAAAGAACGGCATATGAAATATACCTCCTACTAATTAATTAGTTATCGACTTGTATCACGGCTGAAAAATGATGAAAAGGGAATCAACGATAAATTGCATCTGGCCTGAATCAAAAGAAGTCGAATGAGATAGAGATTAAATCCAAAAAATTAAGGAAATAGGGATTTTCGTATTCTTAATCATACAATTACAACGAATTTATAATAATTTTCCCATCATTCTCTCATTATGTTCTCATTTTTCAGCGGTATATTGATTCGTAATAAAAACATTTGGAGGAATGTATCATGAAAATCGTTATTGTACCGTCTGGATTTAAAGAATGTTTGGGCTCTGAGGAAGTGGCTTCAGCAATGGAACGTGGTGTAAGGCGGTTTGATCCGTTTATTAATATGGAAGTTATTCCAATGATTGATGGTGGAGAAGGATTTGCAAAGACGATCACTCATTTAAAAAATGGAGAATTAATATATAAAGAAGCTACAGGTCCTGTTGGGCAGAAAATATTAAGCCATTTTGGCGTTTTTGTTGAGAATGGAAAACGAACTGCCGTGATTGAAATGGCAGCAGTTGCTGGGCTGAAGCTCGTGCCTCGTGATCAACGAAATCCATTAAGAACAACTACCTATGGTGTAGGTGAGTTAATTTTAGCTGCGCTTGATTTAGGTGTTGATCGAATCTTAATCGGCTGTGGTGATTCTGGAACGTCAGATGGTGGTGCTGGAATGGCGCAAGCTTTAGGGGTTCAGTTTTTGGATAAGCAGCATCGATCAATTCCTATAAACGGGGGTAAGGATTTATTGAAGGTGGATTCTCTTAATCTAGCGAAATTAGATAAGCGCTTACAAACTGTTGCTATTGATGTTGCATGTAATTGGCAAAACATTTTATGTGGCGAGAATGGAGTGGCCAGAGTTTTCGGTCCGCAAAAAGGGGCCACCCCATTGCAAGTAGAAAAGTTATCAGCTGCTTTAGAGCATTATGCGGCGTTAATTCAGGAATCAGTTGGGATAGAGATAGGTTCATTGCCAGGGAGTGGTGCTTCTGGGGGATTAGGTGCTGGTTTAATTGCATTTACCGGT
This region of Oceanobacillus sp. FSL K6-2867 genomic DNA includes:
- a CDS encoding glycerate kinase; translated protein: MKIVIVPSGFKECLGSEEVASAMERGVRRFDPFINMEVIPMIDGGEGFAKTITHLKNGELIYKEATGPVGQKILSHFGVFVENGKRTAVIEMAAVAGLKLVPRDQRNPLRTTTYGVGELILAALDLGVDRILIGCGDSGTSDGGAGMAQALGVQFLDKQHRSIPINGGKDLLKVDSLNLAKLDKRLQTVAIDVACNWQNILCGENGVARVFGPQKGATPLQVEKLSAALEHYAALIQESVGIEIGSLPGSGASGGLGAGLIAFTGATLHPRFNIIMDYINIEEKISTADIVFTAEGSLDFQTPNGKIPAEVARIAKKNNIPVIAITGTIGKGANLNYRAGIDAYSSIIQKPTTLEKAMKRAPKWIEESTECILRQVAIGLGIGERKLLREGMNQK